From the genome of Spinacia oleracea cultivar Varoflay chromosome 2, BTI_SOV_V1, whole genome shotgun sequence, one region includes:
- the LOC110803448 gene encoding cleavage stimulating factor 64 isoform X2 codes for MASTQQHRCVFVGNIPYDATEEQLIQICEEVGPVVSFRVGVDQDWLQMLVSLVSSSTVSAFRDAQKQVGSPATLVDASFHQPIGLPIAMTASSVMAGALGGSQTGKVNQNGFQNQSLIGNDPLTHHLANMSRSQLNQVIHEIKMLSMQNKDLARQLLLVSPQLPKALFQAQIILGMVTPQMLQMPNLRQQTPNPAVPTPRPSMQHTLQGHRPPVQSLTGLPSFTPLSSVSQNPLAHNQFSAPLPLHPQLRPQQPNLNQMVAPSQSTVPAHSGLSSHLSTRPQPLSGLHMPPVSSSSFRPVQAPPLQHPGHAGIKTTQNVNLQPTFQSHSDPGYKVASSVRPASVEAIKKDTPVRAKTARDTTLASRTNTLKNLASVASVSDHKDSQDQMVRPSKVMKLDNERGTPFSSAGLATPSATAVASSSGAAGQSSSLEAQNIEKQAPQFPPDVDPALLQQVLNLTPEQLSSLPPQQQLQVIQLQQMLR; via the exons ATGGCCTCTACTCAGCAACATCGTTGCGTCTTCG TTGGGAATATACCTTATGATGCAACTGAAGAACAGCTGATTCAAATTTGTGAAGAGGTCGGTCCCGTTGTTTCTTTCAG GGTAGGGGTGGACCAGGACTGGCTACAAATGTTGGTTAGTTTAGTTTCTTCCTCAACTGTTTCAGCTTTTAGAG ATGCTCAGAAGCAGGTAGGAAGCCCAGCTACCCTTGTGGATGCATCATTTCATCAGCCAATTGGCCTACCAATAGCTATGACTGCTTCTTCTGTTATGGCAGGAGCTCTTGGTGGTTCTCAGACTGGTAAGGTAAATCAAAACGGTTTTCAGAATCAGTCACTTATTGGCAATGACCCTTTAACGCATCATCTGGCCAACATGTCCAGGAGTCAACTGAATCAAGTTATACATGAAATTAAG ATGCTTTCTATGCAAAACAAGGACCTTGCACGTCAACTTTTGCTTGTGAGCCCACAGCTTCCAAAAGCTCTCTTCCAG GCACAAATAATATTGGGGATGGTGACACCACAAATG TTGCAGATGCCAAATCTAAGGCAACAGACCCCAAATCCAGCTGTTCCAACACCACGTCCTTCAATGCAACATACCCTACAGGGACACCGTCCACCTGTTCAGTCTCTTACCGGGTTGCCCTCTTTCACTCCATTATCCTCTGTGTCCCAGAATCCTTTGGCACACAACCAGTTCTCAGCACCATTGCCACTTCATCCGCAACTGCGACCTCAGCAACCAAATCTTAACCAGATGGTCGCACCATCACAAAGTACAGTTCCTGCGCATTCTGGGCTTTCATCACATCTCTCTACACGTCCACAACCTCTAAGTGGACTGCATATGCCACCTGTATCTTCCTCTTCATTTAGGCCTGTTCAAGCTCCACCATTGCAACATCCAGGACATGCTGGTATTAAAACCACTCAAAATGTAAACCTTCAGCCTACCTTTCAAAGCCACTCAGATCCCGGATATAAG GTTGCCTCTTCAGTACGCCCGGCTTCGGTGGAGGCTATTAAAAAGGACACTCCCGTACGTGCAAAAACTGCCAGGGACACAACTTTGGCAAGTCGGACAAACACCTTAAAGAACTTGGCGTCAGTAGCTTCGGTATCTGATCATAAAGATTCTCAAGATCAGATGGTTCGCCCTTCAAAAGTTATGAAGTTGGATAATGAAAGAGGTACTCCTTTCTCATCTGCTGGATTAGCTACACCAAGCGCCACTGCCGTTGCAAGTAGCTCTGGTGCAGCTGGTCAAAGCTCTAGCCTAGAAGCGCAGAATATAGAGAAACAAGCCCCACAG
- the LOC110803448 gene encoding cleavage stimulating factor 64 isoform X1 — translation MASTQQHRCVFVGNIPYDATEEQLIQICEEVGPVVSFRLVIDRDTGKPKGYGFCEYKDEETSLSARRNLQGYEINGRQLRVDFAENDKGADRNREQGRGGPGLATNVDAQKQVGSPATLVDASFHQPIGLPIAMTASSVMAGALGGSQTGKVNQNGFQNQSLIGNDPLTHHLANMSRSQLNQVIHEIKMLSMQNKDLARQLLLVSPQLPKALFQAQIILGMVTPQMLQMPNLRQQTPNPAVPTPRPSMQHTLQGHRPPVQSLTGLPSFTPLSSVSQNPLAHNQFSAPLPLHPQLRPQQPNLNQMVAPSQSTVPAHSGLSSHLSTRPQPLSGLHMPPVSSSSFRPVQAPPLQHPGHAGIKTTQNVNLQPTFQSHSDPGYKVASSVRPASVEAIKKDTPVRAKTARDTTLASRTNTLKNLASVASVSDHKDSQDQMVRPSKVMKLDNERGTPFSSAGLATPSATAVASSSGAAGQSSSLEAQNIEKQAPQFPPDVDPALLQQVLNLTPEQLSSLPPQQQLQVIQLQQMLR, via the exons ATGGCCTCTACTCAGCAACATCGTTGCGTCTTCG TTGGGAATATACCTTATGATGCAACTGAAGAACAGCTGATTCAAATTTGTGAAGAGGTCGGTCCCGTTGTTTCTTTCAG ACTGGTTATAGATCGTGACACTGGGAAGCCAAAAGGTTATGGATTTTGTGAGTATAAGGATGAAGAAACATCACTCAGTGCTCGCCGTAATCTTCAGGGTTATGAGATTAATGGTCGGCAGTTGAGAGTAGATTTTGCTGAAAATGACAAAGGCGCTGATAGAAATCGTGAACAG GGTAGGGGTGGACCAGGACTGGCTACAAATGTTG ATGCTCAGAAGCAGGTAGGAAGCCCAGCTACCCTTGTGGATGCATCATTTCATCAGCCAATTGGCCTACCAATAGCTATGACTGCTTCTTCTGTTATGGCAGGAGCTCTTGGTGGTTCTCAGACTGGTAAGGTAAATCAAAACGGTTTTCAGAATCAGTCACTTATTGGCAATGACCCTTTAACGCATCATCTGGCCAACATGTCCAGGAGTCAACTGAATCAAGTTATACATGAAATTAAG ATGCTTTCTATGCAAAACAAGGACCTTGCACGTCAACTTTTGCTTGTGAGCCCACAGCTTCCAAAAGCTCTCTTCCAG GCACAAATAATATTGGGGATGGTGACACCACAAATG TTGCAGATGCCAAATCTAAGGCAACAGACCCCAAATCCAGCTGTTCCAACACCACGTCCTTCAATGCAACATACCCTACAGGGACACCGTCCACCTGTTCAGTCTCTTACCGGGTTGCCCTCTTTCACTCCATTATCCTCTGTGTCCCAGAATCCTTTGGCACACAACCAGTTCTCAGCACCATTGCCACTTCATCCGCAACTGCGACCTCAGCAACCAAATCTTAACCAGATGGTCGCACCATCACAAAGTACAGTTCCTGCGCATTCTGGGCTTTCATCACATCTCTCTACACGTCCACAACCTCTAAGTGGACTGCATATGCCACCTGTATCTTCCTCTTCATTTAGGCCTGTTCAAGCTCCACCATTGCAACATCCAGGACATGCTGGTATTAAAACCACTCAAAATGTAAACCTTCAGCCTACCTTTCAAAGCCACTCAGATCCCGGATATAAG GTTGCCTCTTCAGTACGCCCGGCTTCGGTGGAGGCTATTAAAAAGGACACTCCCGTACGTGCAAAAACTGCCAGGGACACAACTTTGGCAAGTCGGACAAACACCTTAAAGAACTTGGCGTCAGTAGCTTCGGTATCTGATCATAAAGATTCTCAAGATCAGATGGTTCGCCCTTCAAAAGTTATGAAGTTGGATAATGAAAGAGGTACTCCTTTCTCATCTGCTGGATTAGCTACACCAAGCGCCACTGCCGTTGCAAGTAGCTCTGGTGCAGCTGGTCAAAGCTCTAGCCTAGAAGCGCAGAATATAGAGAAACAAGCCCCACAG
- the LOC110803448 gene encoding cleavage stimulating factor 64 isoform X3, with the protein MTKALIEIVNRVGVDQDWLQMLVSLVSSSTVSAFRDAQKQVGSPATLVDASFHQPIGLPIAMTASSVMAGALGGSQTGKVNQNGFQNQSLIGNDPLTHHLANMSRSQLNQVIHEIKMLSMQNKDLARQLLLVSPQLPKALFQAQIILGMVTPQMLQMPNLRQQTPNPAVPTPRPSMQHTLQGHRPPVQSLTGLPSFTPLSSVSQNPLAHNQFSAPLPLHPQLRPQQPNLNQMVAPSQSTVPAHSGLSSHLSTRPQPLSGLHMPPVSSSSFRPVQAPPLQHPGHAGIKTTQNVNLQPTFQSHSDPGYKVASSVRPASVEAIKKDTPVRAKTARDTTLASRTNTLKNLASVASVSDHKDSQDQMVRPSKVMKLDNERGTPFSSAGLATPSATAVASSSGAAGQSSSLEAQNIEKQAPQFPPDVDPALLQQVLNLTPEQLSSLPPQQQLQVIQLQQMLR; encoded by the exons ATGACAAAGGCGCTGATAGAAATCGTGAACAG GGTAGGGGTGGACCAGGACTGGCTACAAATGTTGGTTAGTTTAGTTTCTTCCTCAACTGTTTCAGCTTTTAGAG ATGCTCAGAAGCAGGTAGGAAGCCCAGCTACCCTTGTGGATGCATCATTTCATCAGCCAATTGGCCTACCAATAGCTATGACTGCTTCTTCTGTTATGGCAGGAGCTCTTGGTGGTTCTCAGACTGGTAAGGTAAATCAAAACGGTTTTCAGAATCAGTCACTTATTGGCAATGACCCTTTAACGCATCATCTGGCCAACATGTCCAGGAGTCAACTGAATCAAGTTATACATGAAATTAAG ATGCTTTCTATGCAAAACAAGGACCTTGCACGTCAACTTTTGCTTGTGAGCCCACAGCTTCCAAAAGCTCTCTTCCAG GCACAAATAATATTGGGGATGGTGACACCACAAATG TTGCAGATGCCAAATCTAAGGCAACAGACCCCAAATCCAGCTGTTCCAACACCACGTCCTTCAATGCAACATACCCTACAGGGACACCGTCCACCTGTTCAGTCTCTTACCGGGTTGCCCTCTTTCACTCCATTATCCTCTGTGTCCCAGAATCCTTTGGCACACAACCAGTTCTCAGCACCATTGCCACTTCATCCGCAACTGCGACCTCAGCAACCAAATCTTAACCAGATGGTCGCACCATCACAAAGTACAGTTCCTGCGCATTCTGGGCTTTCATCACATCTCTCTACACGTCCACAACCTCTAAGTGGACTGCATATGCCACCTGTATCTTCCTCTTCATTTAGGCCTGTTCAAGCTCCACCATTGCAACATCCAGGACATGCTGGTATTAAAACCACTCAAAATGTAAACCTTCAGCCTACCTTTCAAAGCCACTCAGATCCCGGATATAAG GTTGCCTCTTCAGTACGCCCGGCTTCGGTGGAGGCTATTAAAAAGGACACTCCCGTACGTGCAAAAACTGCCAGGGACACAACTTTGGCAAGTCGGACAAACACCTTAAAGAACTTGGCGTCAGTAGCTTCGGTATCTGATCATAAAGATTCTCAAGATCAGATGGTTCGCCCTTCAAAAGTTATGAAGTTGGATAATGAAAGAGGTACTCCTTTCTCATCTGCTGGATTAGCTACACCAAGCGCCACTGCCGTTGCAAGTAGCTCTGGTGCAGCTGGTCAAAGCTCTAGCCTAGAAGCGCAGAATATAGAGAAACAAGCCCCACAG